The following are from one region of the Candidatus Woesearchaeota archaeon genome:
- the infB gene encoding translation initiation factor IF-2 yields MIRKPLITILGHVDHGKTKLLDTIRNTTVVDREAGAITQAIGASVVPQETIHRTCGKLLEKVGMKLIIPGLLFIDTPGHEAFTHLRKRGGNLADIAVLVVDMHEGLMPQTIEAIEILKKFKTPFVIALNKLDLCRGWQDKPGSLLEQISGQNPETQQQIETKLYLIVEKVFEHGFESDRFDRVSDYTKQIAIVPLSAKKAIGIAELLMVLTGLVQKYLAKKLEVEVKGPAKGTILEVKEDKGLGITVDAIIYDGTLDVGDTIVIGTLAEPLVTKVKALFVPEPLKEMRDVKGKFLSVKSLTAATGVKISAPGLEKAVAGMPLYEATEETLDAVREEIQKEIHEVVVETDNEGVVVKADALGSLEALLFLLRQKKIKIKRATIGAISKKEIMDAQANFDKHPEYTAILGFNVQVDKDAETSLSETNVTIFRHSVIYQLIDDFEKWFLAKSQQAASSGLEDLARPSKFQIMPNHIFRKNNPAVVGADILAGTLKSGARLMNKEGEQVTHVKSMEHEKKNVTEAKQGMQLAISLPDITIGRQVQEGDILYTFHPESEFLALKKYLKLLTPQEIAAMKEIAEIMRRKNPTWGM; encoded by the coding sequence ATGATCCGCAAACCACTCATCACGATTCTCGGGCACGTTGACCACGGGAAAACGAAACTCCTTGACACTATCAGAAATACCACTGTCGTTGATCGTGAAGCAGGAGCAATCACTCAGGCAATCGGCGCAAGCGTTGTTCCACAGGAAACTATTCATCGAACGTGCGGCAAACTCCTTGAAAAAGTAGGAATGAAACTTATTATTCCAGGTCTTCTTTTTATTGATACACCAGGACACGAAGCGTTTACGCATCTTCGCAAACGTGGAGGGAACCTTGCAGACATCGCTGTTCTTGTGGTGGACATGCATGAAGGATTAATGCCACAGACTATTGAAGCAATTGAAATTCTCAAGAAATTCAAAACACCTTTTGTTATTGCGTTAAATAAATTGGATCTTTGCCGTGGATGGCAGGATAAACCAGGTTCGCTCCTCGAGCAAATCAGCGGCCAAAACCCAGAGACACAACAACAGATTGAAACAAAATTGTATCTGATTGTAGAAAAAGTGTTTGAGCATGGTTTTGAATCCGATCGCTTTGATCGTGTCAGCGATTACACCAAACAAATCGCAATTGTTCCCCTCAGCGCAAAAAAAGCAATTGGAATCGCAGAATTATTGATGGTTCTTACAGGGCTTGTGCAAAAATATCTCGCGAAAAAACTAGAAGTCGAAGTTAAAGGTCCCGCGAAAGGAACAATTCTTGAAGTCAAAGAAGATAAAGGACTTGGCATCACTGTTGACGCGATTATTTACGATGGAACGCTTGATGTTGGTGATACGATTGTCATTGGAACACTCGCTGAACCACTCGTCACAAAAGTCAAAGCGTTATTTGTTCCTGAGCCGCTTAAAGAAATGCGCGATGTGAAAGGAAAATTTCTTTCTGTTAAGAGCTTAACTGCGGCGACTGGCGTTAAAATTTCTGCACCTGGACTTGAAAAAGCAGTTGCGGGCATGCCGTTGTATGAAGCAACTGAGGAAACCCTTGATGCAGTCCGGGAAGAAATTCAAAAAGAAATTCATGAAGTTGTTGTGGAAACAGATAACGAGGGTGTTGTTGTGAAAGCAGACGCGCTTGGTTCTCTTGAAGCATTATTATTCTTGCTTCGTCAGAAAAAAATTAAAATTAAACGCGCGACTATTGGCGCAATTTCTAAAAAAGAAATCATGGACGCGCAGGCAAATTTTGATAAACATCCAGAGTATACAGCAATTCTTGGTTTTAACGTTCAAGTGGATAAAGACGCAGAGACCTCTCTTTCAGAAACTAACGTGACTATTTTCCGTCATTCCGTTATCTATCAACTCATTGATGATTTTGAAAAATGGTTTCTTGCAAAAAGTCAGCAGGCGGCATCTTCTGGACTTGAAGATCTTGCTCGACCATCGAAATTTCAGATTATGCCTAACCACATTTTTAGAAAAAATAATCCTGCTGTTGTTGGCGCAGATATTCTTGCGGGAACACTCAAATCAGGTGCACGCCTGATGAATAAAGAAGGCGAACAAGTGACGCATGTAAAATCCATGGAGCACGAAAAGAAAAACGTGACTGAAGCAAAGCAAGGTATGCAGTTAGCGATCTCTCTTCCAGATATTACTATTGGCAGGCAAGTACAGGAAGGCGACATTTTGTATACTTTCCATCCAGAAAGTGAATTTTTGGCACTGAAGAAATATTTGAAATTACTTACTCCTCAAGAAATCGCAGCAATGAAAGAGATTGCGGAAATTATGCGCCGTAAAAATCCAACATGGGGGATGTAG